From Chloroflexota bacterium, one genomic window encodes:
- the dinB gene encoding DNA polymerase IV has protein sequence MQNLGSAAWNGRRVVMHADMDAFYAAVEQRERPELRGKPVIVGGSRDGRGVVTAASYEARAFGVHSAMPSRQAARLCPQAEFVPGRMDLYAEVSSRMMDLFRAYTPLVEPLSLDEAFLDVTGCERRYGTPSEIAHHLRAAVREHEDLPISVGVATTKSVAKIASQVAKPDGCRVIAPGAESDFLDPLPVRMVWGIGPKTAAKLGRHGVTTIGDLARIDPERVHAGFGGGAAQAAVRSRGVDPRAVDPARGRRSVGNEVTFDRDVDDGTVVVDYLQQLAEHVGQRLRAKHLRARTISVKVRYADFRTITRQTTVGAAVDIGAAIFAVARELFLRVARADDVYRLVGVHATALESFDYRQLPLRPAETRERRRLDEAQDQIRQRFGDAVLAPASLLASQARMSASRYAWRDAVLG, from the coding sequence ATGCAGAATCTCGGCTCAGCCGCCTGGAACGGGCGCCGGGTGGTCATGCACGCCGACATGGATGCCTTCTATGCCGCCGTCGAGCAGCGCGAGCGGCCGGAGCTGCGTGGCAAGCCCGTAATCGTCGGCGGCTCGCGCGACGGACGGGGCGTCGTCACGGCGGCTTCCTATGAAGCGCGGGCGTTCGGCGTGCACTCCGCCATGCCCTCGCGCCAGGCCGCACGCCTTTGCCCTCAGGCCGAGTTCGTTCCCGGACGCATGGACCTCTACGCCGAGGTGTCGAGCCGGATGATGGACCTGTTCCGCGCCTACACCCCGCTCGTCGAGCCGCTGTCGCTGGACGAGGCCTTCCTCGACGTCACCGGCTGCGAGCGCCGCTACGGGACGCCGTCGGAAATCGCGCATCACCTGCGGGCGGCCGTGCGCGAGCACGAAGACCTTCCAATCTCCGTCGGCGTGGCGACTACGAAGTCGGTGGCCAAGATCGCTTCCCAGGTCGCCAAGCCCGACGGCTGCCGCGTCATCGCTCCCGGTGCCGAGTCTGACTTCCTCGACCCGCTGCCCGTCCGCATGGTCTGGGGCATTGGACCCAAGACGGCGGCCAAACTCGGGCGGCACGGCGTGACCACCATCGGTGATCTGGCCCGCATCGACCCGGAGCGGGTCCACGCGGGCTTTGGCGGCGGCGCCGCCCAGGCCGCCGTGCGCTCGCGCGGCGTGGACCCGCGAGCCGTGGATCCCGCGCGCGGGCGCCGCTCGGTGGGCAACGAGGTCACCTTCGACCGCGACGTTGACGACGGGACGGTTGTGGTGGACTACCTGCAGCAGCTTGCCGAGCACGTGGGCCAGCGGCTGCGCGCCAAGCACCTCCGCGCCCGCACGATCAGCGTCAAGGTGCGCTACGCCGACTTCCGCACCATTACGCGACAGACCACGGTCGGGGCGGCCGTGGATATCGGCGCCGCCATTTTCGCGGTGGCCCGTGAGCTGTTTCTGCGCGTGGCGCGCGCCGACGATGTCTACCGCCTCGTGGGGGTTCACGCCACCGCGCTCGAGAGCTTCGACTACCGCCAGCTGCCGCTGCGGCCGGCGGAGACGCGCGAGCGACGGCGGCTGGACGAAGCGCAGGACCAGATCCGACAGCGATTCGGCGACGCCGTGCTGGCGCCCGCGTCGCTGCTCGCCAGCCAGGCGCGCATGAGCGCGAGTCGATACGCCTGGCGCGACGCGGTGCTCGGATGA
- a CDS encoding DUF4130 domain-containing protein: MSRSPDTFFALLRQVADERGGGPDVVRSRLAAVRRDRRRLARLERLYGYALRHPAPDRDRVLRAVAGQVLEHGASFVLGRGSREAQLALSWGHQVYREVHAARRDLRFTRGPGPRQLVADWHFQFPVVDLVLRHFRRRWRGHTLMIRDGRRTYVQDGCGISLKLAPSRGAKEPSIWSSPSGGDILSSQAHFVAAPGRQGMA; this comes from the coding sequence ATGAGCCGCTCACCCGACACGTTCTTTGCCCTGCTGCGGCAGGTTGCCGACGAGCGCGGCGGCGGACCGGACGTGGTGCGGTCGCGCCTGGCGGCGGTGCGTCGCGACCGCCGGCGTCTGGCGCGGCTCGAACGCCTCTACGGCTACGCCCTGCGCCATCCGGCCCCTGACCGCGATCGGGTGCTGCGCGCCGTGGCCGGCCAGGTGCTGGAGCACGGCGCCTCGTTCGTGCTGGGTCGCGGTTCGCGCGAGGCCCAGCTGGCCTTGAGCTGGGGGCACCAGGTCTATCGCGAAGTGCATGCCGCGCGGCGTGACTTGCGATTCACCCGCGGACCGGGACCGCGCCAGCTCGTCGCCGACTGGCACTTCCAGTTCCCGGTCGTCGATCTGGTATTGCGGCACTTCCGCCGCCGCTGGCGCGGACACACGCTCATGATCCGGGACGGACGCCGCACCTACGTCCAGGACGGGTGTGGAATCAGCTTGAAACTGGCGCCCAGCCGAGGGGCCAAGGAGCCCTCGATCTGGTCGTCGCCGTCGGGCGGTGATATTCTGTCAAGTCAGGCGCATTTCGTCGCCGCACCTGGGAGGCAGGGGATGGCGTAG